The proteins below come from a single Halomonas binhaiensis genomic window:
- a CDS encoding VWA domain-containing protein, whose protein sequence is MIELASPLALVLLPLPLLVMWLMPAHRERLTAMRLPFFERFVEAAGITPAAGAAVPQRSRVMLVAGVLIWGLIVLALARPEQISPPIRWDSAARDLIMAVDISGSMDEKDFPSASGQPIQRLAGVKEVISDFFDSREGERLALIVFGTKAFVQAPLTEDLDTLQELLDGTEVGMAGPHTALGDAIGLSIRQFETSQVEQRLLILLSDGSDTGSRMSPINAAEIAAQRGVRIITIGVGDPQGEGENRVDLDTLKAIAQRTGGAFFTASDQNALAQVYARIDELAPRKTASQSYRQHRSLAHWPMGAAAILTLLVLSFQMWRHRSLQHSLQTTDQRTAQATEQPTEQHTEQRTEHRRRAAS, encoded by the coding sequence ATGATTGAACTGGCGAGCCCCCTGGCATTGGTGTTGCTGCCGCTCCCCTTGCTGGTCATGTGGTTGATGCCAGCCCACCGCGAACGGCTCACCGCCATGCGCTTGCCGTTCTTTGAACGCTTCGTCGAAGCTGCTGGGATCACGCCTGCTGCCGGGGCAGCGGTACCACAGCGCAGCCGAGTCATGCTGGTAGCTGGCGTACTGATATGGGGACTGATCGTGCTGGCACTGGCACGCCCCGAACAGATCAGCCCCCCGATCCGCTGGGACAGTGCTGCCCGCGACCTGATCATGGCCGTGGATATTTCCGGCTCCATGGACGAGAAGGATTTTCCTTCCGCTAGCGGCCAGCCGATTCAGCGCCTGGCCGGAGTCAAGGAAGTCATTTCCGATTTCTTCGACTCTCGGGAAGGGGAACGCCTGGCCCTGATCGTGTTCGGCACCAAGGCCTTTGTTCAGGCGCCTCTGACGGAAGACCTCGACACGCTTCAAGAATTGCTGGATGGCACAGAGGTCGGTATGGCAGGTCCGCATACGGCCCTGGGCGATGCCATCGGCTTGTCCATTCGCCAGTTCGAGACCAGCCAGGTGGAACAGCGCCTATTGATTCTGCTCAGTGATGGTTCCGATACCGGAAGCCGCATGAGCCCGATCAATGCCGCAGAAATTGCGGCACAACGCGGTGTTCGCATCATCACCATCGGCGTGGGTGATCCTCAGGGAGAAGGTGAGAACCGTGTTGATCTCGATACCCTGAAAGCTATCGCGCAGCGCACTGGCGGCGCCTTCTTCACAGCCTCTGACCAGAACGCCCTGGCCCAGGTCTACGCACGTATCGATGAGCTGGCCCCGCGCAAGACAGCCAGCCAGAGCTATCGCCAGCACCGCTCCCTGGCTCACTGGCCCATGGGTGCTGCCGCTATCCTTACTTTGCTGGTGTTGTCATTCCAGATGTGGCGTCATCGTTCTCTTCAGCACTCTCTTCAAACTACGGACCAACGTACTGCCCAAGCTACGGAGCAACCTACAGAACAACATACAGAACAACGTACTGAGCACCGACGGAGGGCCGCATCATGA
- a CDS encoding DUF4381 domain-containing protein: MSMEAASDNAQREAPLMLSQLIDQLSPPPEPSPVPWLPQTWGWAVLAAILALVLLWFALRRWKRWRSNTYRREALRELDRRLAQGEGLPAVADILRRTALAAWPRDQVAALRGEAWIAFLDRHFPTPQHGRFNGPLGIALINAPYRPGHDSEALDQLAALARHWIQHHTTNRQPSAIDHHQATTIKQPPATISNHQEQRQ; this comes from the coding sequence ATGAGCATGGAAGCCGCTAGCGATAATGCTCAGCGCGAAGCCCCGTTGATGCTATCGCAGCTGATCGATCAGCTGTCCCCACCACCAGAGCCCTCTCCGGTGCCTTGGCTACCCCAGACCTGGGGCTGGGCGGTACTGGCCGCTATCCTTGCTCTGGTTCTGCTGTGGTTTGCCCTGCGCCGCTGGAAACGCTGGCGCAGCAACACTTATCGTCGCGAGGCCCTGCGCGAACTTGATCGACGCCTTGCACAAGGGGAAGGCCTGCCGGCAGTGGCCGATATACTGAGGCGGACAGCGCTGGCCGCCTGGCCACGGGATCAGGTCGCAGCATTGCGCGGAGAAGCCTGGATTGCCTTTCTAGACCGTCACTTCCCGACGCCTCAGCACGGCCGCTTCAACGGACCTCTCGGCATTGCCCTGATCAACGCCCCCTACCGCCCAGGCCATGACAGTGAAGCGTTGGACCAACTTGCAGCCCTGGCCCGTCACTGGATTCAACATCACACCACTAATAGACAACCATCAGCAATCGACCACCATCAAGCAACCACCATCAAGCAACCACCAGCAACCATCAGCAACCATCAGGAGCAGCGTCAATGA
- a CDS encoding DUF58 domain-containing protein: MHAATARLRTATLSHGRGQGSQSSAPSPDHRVHVDLAYLQSLEPQGSKLRLLPRQPARSVLNGRHGSRLRGRGLDFLELRNYLPSDDVRSIDWHVTARTGVPHVRVFTEERDRPTLLVIDQRMSMFFGSRHAMKSVTAAEAAALLGFAVLAQNDRIGGIVIRDDGLDEVRPKRSRATLMRLFKHLAEANGALHAERPAPAPTSLDAILTSVSHLAKRDHLIVILSDFDVIGPRSEALLSVLCRHNNVVLAPVSDPLSESLPHDLRRVVSDGQLQATLDTSDKQVHHALQTVSDQRQEILAGWQRRFGMILAPLSAGEPALPQLRKLLGLASRGRRSSS; the protein is encoded by the coding sequence ATGCATGCCGCCACCGCTCGTCTGCGTACAGCAACCCTGAGCCATGGACGGGGACAGGGAAGCCAGTCCAGTGCGCCCTCCCCGGACCACAGGGTGCATGTGGATCTTGCCTATCTGCAGTCTCTCGAGCCACAAGGTTCCAAGCTGCGACTGTTACCGCGCCAGCCTGCCCGCAGTGTGCTCAATGGACGCCATGGCTCACGCTTGAGAGGAAGAGGGCTCGATTTTCTCGAGCTGCGCAATTACTTGCCGTCGGATGATGTGCGCAGCATCGACTGGCATGTCACCGCGCGCACCGGTGTTCCGCATGTGCGGGTATTCACTGAAGAGCGTGACCGTCCCACTCTGCTGGTCATCGACCAGCGCATGTCGATGTTCTTTGGTTCTCGACATGCCATGAAATCCGTCACGGCTGCCGAAGCCGCCGCTCTGCTGGGCTTCGCTGTCCTCGCTCAGAATGATCGCATCGGCGGCATCGTCATTCGTGATGATGGCCTCGACGAAGTTCGTCCCAAGCGATCCCGCGCCACACTGATGCGCTTGTTCAAGCACCTCGCCGAGGCCAATGGTGCACTGCATGCCGAACGCCCAGCGCCGGCTCCCACTTCGCTGGATGCCATACTCACATCGGTTTCACACCTTGCCAAGCGCGATCACCTGATCGTGATATTGAGCGATTTCGATGTCATAGGGCCACGCAGTGAAGCCTTGCTCAGCGTGCTTTGTCGTCACAACAATGTGGTGCTGGCACCGGTCAGCGATCCCTTGTCCGAGTCACTGCCCCATGACTTGCGTCGGGTGGTCAGTGATGGGCAGCTACAGGCCACACTGGACACGTCCGACAAACAGGTTCACCACGCTCTGCAAACCGTCTCCGATCAACGTCAGGAGATATTGGCTGGCTGGCAACGCCGATTCGGCATGATCTTGGCGCCACTTTCTGCAGGCGAGCCTGCGCTTCCACAGCTGCGCAAGCTGCTCGGCCTGGCCAGCCGGGGCAGGAGGTCATCGTCATGA
- a CDS encoding AAA family ATPase — MTTHDDIRADIQGLEAAVGESIIGQRDVIRRLIIGLLANGNLLIEGLPGLAKTRAIKALSRHLEADFSRIQFTPDLLPSDVTGSEIYHQGQDGPQFRFQPGPLFANLVLADEINRAPAKVQSALLEAMEERQVTVAGTTHPMPELFMVLATQNPIEQEGTYPLPEAQMDRFLMHVLIDYPSVEEEVEVIRLVRREEVTSAMRAAQSMDASAQDGEASLPQPVRISQASVFAARREIANLHVSDPVERYMADLIEATRTPAALSEDLGRWIELGASPRASLALDRCGRTHAWLGGRDYLDPEDVQAIAHDVLRHRIGLSFEAQGDGISADDAIKELIRLVALP; from the coding sequence ATGACGACTCATGACGATATTCGCGCCGATATCCAGGGCCTGGAAGCAGCCGTTGGCGAATCCATCATCGGCCAGCGCGATGTTATTCGGCGCCTGATCATTGGCCTGCTGGCCAATGGCAACCTGTTGATCGAAGGTCTTCCTGGGTTGGCCAAGACACGCGCCATCAAGGCCCTGTCGAGACACCTGGAGGCGGATTTCAGCCGTATTCAGTTCACTCCCGATCTCCTCCCTTCGGACGTGACAGGCAGCGAGATCTATCACCAGGGCCAGGATGGCCCGCAGTTCCGTTTCCAACCAGGGCCGCTGTTTGCCAATCTGGTATTGGCCGACGAGATCAACCGAGCCCCTGCCAAGGTGCAATCGGCACTGCTCGAAGCCATGGAAGAACGCCAGGTGACGGTTGCCGGGACAACGCACCCCATGCCGGAGCTGTTCATGGTGCTGGCGACCCAGAACCCCATCGAGCAGGAAGGCACTTACCCGCTGCCTGAAGCCCAGATGGACCGCTTCCTGATGCACGTACTGATCGACTACCCCAGCGTGGAGGAGGAAGTGGAAGTGATTCGCCTGGTGCGGCGCGAGGAAGTGACCAGTGCCATGCGCGCAGCTCAATCCATGGATGCCTCAGCACAAGATGGCGAAGCCTCTCTGCCGCAGCCGGTAAGAATTTCCCAGGCATCGGTCTTCGCTGCACGCAGGGAAATCGCCAACCTGCATGTCAGTGATCCAGTCGAGCGCTACATGGCCGACCTGATCGAAGCGACACGCACCCCTGCAGCGTTGTCCGAGGACCTGGGACGCTGGATCGAACTGGGCGCCAGTCCTCGTGCCTCCCTGGCACTGGATCGCTGCGGACGCACCCATGCCTGGCTCGGCGGTCGTGATTATCTGGATCCAGAGGATGTTCAGGCCATTGCCCATGATGTGTTGCGCCACCGCATCGGCCTGAGCTTCGAAGCTCAGGGAGACGGTATCAGTGCCGATGATGCCATCAAGGAACTGATCCGCCTGGTTGCTCTACCCTGA
- a CDS encoding HAD family hydrolase produces the protein MKTIPSPGIIAASLGLAATLSAPLALAEPLESWNDSASKKAIIEFVENVTDPDSDDFVPEEQRIAVFDNDGTLWTEQPMYFQLAYALDRAATADESRLDTEIKKAAANGDIAPAMAAGMEGLAEVIAISHADISVDDFQTDVRDWLANARHPDTDMAYTDMIFQPMLELLDYLRDEDFDTYIVSGGGVHFMRAFATEAYGIAPQNIIGSRGSVELVDEDGTLTLMKRAGIDYVDDGPGKPVAIDEKIGLRPIMAVGNSDGDVPMLTWSTQGDGPRLGVLVHHTDGKREVAYDRDSHFGKLDKGLDEAADRGWVLVDMANDWSAVYPEAQ, from the coding sequence ATGAAGACCATACCCTCCCCAGGCATCATCGCCGCTAGTCTGGGCCTGGCCGCGACCCTCTCCGCCCCTCTGGCCTTGGCCGAGCCACTTGAATCCTGGAACGACAGCGCCAGCAAGAAAGCCATCATCGAATTCGTCGAAAACGTCACAGACCCCGACAGCGATGACTTCGTGCCTGAAGAGCAGCGCATTGCTGTATTCGACAATGACGGCACGCTATGGACCGAGCAACCCATGTACTTCCAGTTGGCCTATGCCCTGGACCGTGCCGCCACAGCAGATGAATCCCGACTCGATACAGAGATCAAGAAAGCAGCGGCCAATGGCGACATAGCCCCGGCAATGGCCGCTGGCATGGAAGGGCTCGCTGAAGTCATTGCCATTTCTCACGCGGATATCAGTGTGGATGACTTCCAGACCGATGTACGTGACTGGTTGGCCAACGCCAGACACCCCGACACAGATATGGCTTATACCGACATGATTTTCCAGCCGATGCTGGAACTGCTCGACTACCTGCGTGATGAAGACTTCGATACCTATATCGTTTCTGGAGGCGGTGTCCACTTCATGCGCGCCTTTGCCACCGAGGCCTATGGCATTGCACCACAGAACATCATCGGCAGCAGAGGCAGCGTCGAGCTGGTAGATGAAGATGGCACGCTGACCTTGATGAAGCGCGCCGGCATCGACTATGTCGACGATGGCCCGGGTAAACCCGTCGCCATCGATGAGAAGATCGGCCTACGCCCGATCATGGCCGTCGGCAACTCCGATGGCGATGTACCCATGCTGACCTGGTCCACGCAAGGCGATGGTCCTCGTCTTGGCGTGCTGGTGCATCACACCGATGGTAAGCGAGAAGTCGCCTATGATCGCGACAGTCACTTCGGCAAGCTCGATAAGGGACTGGACGAAGCAGCGGACCGGGGCTGGGTGCTGGTCGACATGGCCAACGACTGGTCGGCTGTCTACCCGGAGGCACAATGA
- a CDS encoding arylsulfatase has product MAATLTATLTAATLAFSTPSIAQDDASGNAPQTDKPNILVLWGDDIGQSNISAYTHGLMGYQTPNIDRIADEGMMFTDYYGEQSCTAGRSSFITGQSVFRTGLSKVGMPGAKEGLSIEDPTIAGLLKAEGYATGQFGKNHLGDRDEHLPTNNGFDEFFGNLYHLNAEEEPELPDYPGDMVLADGRTFREAFGPRGVIKSTADGEIEDTGPLTRKRMETIDDETSAAALDFIERKTEEGTPWFVWWNATRMHFRTHVKDELRGQSGQNEYADGMMEHDAHVGLFLDKLDELGIADNTILFYSTDNGPHMNSWPDAGMTPFRGEKNTNWEGGWRVPAMVRWPGHIEEGSISNQIMHHMDWTPTFLAAAGHDGIKEELMEGGYEAIGREYKVHLDGYNFLPYLTGETEESPRHEIFYFSDDGDLTALRYDDWKLIFMEQRAAGTLQVWMNPFTPLRVPLMFNLRRDPYERAQITSNTYYDWMMNHAFFMVPAQAYVAKFLETFKEFPPRMKAASFSLDKVIDTLGQPATGN; this is encoded by the coding sequence ATGGCTGCCACTCTAACCGCCACGCTGACAGCAGCGACTCTGGCATTTTCCACTCCATCAATCGCTCAAGACGATGCTTCTGGAAATGCACCTCAGACTGACAAGCCCAACATCCTGGTGCTCTGGGGTGATGATATCGGTCAGTCCAACATCTCGGCCTATACCCATGGCCTGATGGGCTACCAGACCCCCAACATCGACCGTATTGCTGACGAAGGCATGATGTTCACCGACTATTACGGCGAGCAATCCTGTACCGCTGGGCGCTCATCGTTCATCACTGGCCAGAGCGTGTTCCGCACAGGCCTGTCCAAGGTCGGTATGCCAGGTGCCAAGGAAGGCCTTAGCATCGAGGATCCGACCATTGCCGGCCTGCTCAAGGCGGAAGGCTATGCCACTGGCCAGTTCGGCAAGAACCATCTGGGGGATCGTGACGAGCACCTGCCTACCAATAACGGTTTCGACGAGTTCTTCGGCAACCTTTACCACCTCAATGCCGAGGAAGAGCCCGAATTACCGGACTACCCTGGCGACATGGTCCTGGCGGATGGGCGTACCTTCCGTGAAGCCTTCGGCCCACGTGGCGTGATCAAGTCCACAGCCGACGGCGAGATCGAGGATACCGGCCCGCTGACCCGCAAGCGTATGGAAACCATCGATGACGAAACCTCTGCGGCCGCATTGGACTTCATCGAGCGCAAGACCGAGGAAGGCACCCCTTGGTTCGTCTGGTGGAACGCCACTCGCATGCACTTCCGTACCCACGTCAAGGATGAGCTGCGTGGTCAGTCCGGCCAGAACGAATATGCCGATGGCATGATGGAGCACGACGCTCATGTCGGCCTGTTCCTGGACAAGCTGGATGAGCTGGGTATTGCCGACAATACCATCCTGTTCTACTCCACCGACAACGGCCCGCATATGAACAGCTGGCCGGATGCGGGTATGACACCGTTCCGTGGCGAGAAGAACACCAACTGGGAAGGTGGCTGGCGGGTACCGGCCATGGTGCGCTGGCCGGGCCATATCGAGGAAGGCAGCATTTCCAACCAGATCATGCACCATATGGATTGGACACCGACCTTCCTTGCCGCTGCAGGTCATGATGGCATCAAGGAAGAACTGATGGAGGGGGGCTATGAGGCCATCGGTCGTGAGTACAAGGTCCACTTGGACGGTTACAACTTCCTGCCCTACCTGACAGGCGAAACTGAAGAATCTCCGCGTCATGAGATCTTCTACTTCTCTGATGATGGCGACCTGACCGCCCTGCGCTACGATGACTGGAAGCTGATTTTCATGGAGCAGCGTGCAGCAGGTACTTTGCAGGTCTGGATGAACCCCTTCACTCCGCTGCGCGTGCCGTTGATGTTCAACCTGCGCCGCGATCCTTATGAGCGGGCTCAGATCACCTCCAACACCTACTATGACTGGATGATGAATCATGCCTTCTTCATGGTTCCTGCCCAGGCCTATGTGGCCAAATTCCTAGAAACGTTCAAGGAGTTTCCGCCACGCATGAAAGCGGCTAGCTTCAGCCTGGACAAGGTGATAGATACCTTAGGCCAGCCTGCTACAGGCAATTAA